In the genome of Limnobaculum zhutongyuii, one region contains:
- the fldA gene encoding flavodoxin FldA: MATVGIFFGSDTGNTENIAKMIQKQLGKEVAEVHDIAKSSKEDIERFDTLLLGIPTWYYGEAQCDWDDFFPTLEEIDFEGKLVAIFGCGDQEDYAEYFCDAMGTVRDIIEPHGATIVGNWPTAGYHFEASKGLADDKHFIGLAIDEDRQPELTAERVSAWVKQISAEMNLA; this comes from the coding sequence ATGGCAACCGTAGGTATTTTCTTTGGTAGCGACACTGGCAATACTGAAAACATTGCCAAAATGATTCAAAAGCAGCTTGGTAAAGAAGTTGCTGAAGTTCACGACATTGCGAAAAGCAGTAAAGAAGATATTGAGCGTTTTGATACGCTGCTGTTGGGAATTCCAACCTGGTATTATGGCGAAGCTCAGTGTGACTGGGATGATTTCTTCCCTACGCTGGAAGAGATCGACTTTGAAGGTAAGCTGGTAGCTATTTTTGGCTGTGGCGATCAGGAAGACTACGCAGAGTACTTCTGTGATGCAATGGGCACCGTACGCGATATTATTGAGCCTCATGGCGCAACTATCGTCGGTAACTGGCCAACCGCAGGTTATCATTTTGAAGCCTCTAAAGGTTTAGCCGATGATAAACACTTTATTGGGTTAGCCATCGATGAAGACCGTCAACCAGAATTAACCGCTGAGCGCGTCTCCGCTTGGGTTAAACAAATCTCTGCTGAAATGAATCTTGCTTAA
- the ybfE gene encoding LexA regulated protein — MAKEQLDRTTLDLFADERRPGRPKTSMLSRDQQLRINKRNQLRRDRVRGLKRVELKLSQDAVDVLDQLADRQGINRSELIEILLLNENKKQRTKSS; from the coding sequence ATGGCAAAAGAACAATTAGATCGTACCACGCTGGATCTTTTCGCTGATGAACGCCGTCCGGGTCGTCCTAAAACCAGCATGCTATCCCGCGATCAACAATTGCGCATCAACAAACGCAATCAGCTGCGACGTGACAGGGTTCGTGGGTTGAAGCGTGTGGAATTGAAACTGTCGCAGGATGCCGTTGATGTTTTGGATCAGCTTGCTGACCGACAGGGAATCAATCGCAGTGAATTGATAGAAATCTTGTTGTTAAATGAGAATAAGAAACAGCGTACCAAATCGTCATAA
- the pgm gene encoding phosphoglucomutase (alpha-D-glucose-1,6-bisphosphate-dependent): MGNHSRAGQLARQSDLINVPQLVSEYYVLQPDCDNPAHSVKFGTSGHRGSACRQSFNEAHILAIAQAIAENRAANGITGPCYVGKDTHGLSEPAFVSVLEVLTANGIDVIVQENNGFTPTPAISHAILCYNRTGKAQADGIVITPSHNPPEDGGIKYNPPNGGPADTNLTQWIENRANDLLKNGLKGIKRQTLAAANKSGHIHAQDLIQPYVEQLVHVVDMPAIQNAGLAIGVDPLGGAGIEYWQRIADVYKLNLKLVNDAVDPSFRFMHLDHDGVIRMDCSSEYAMAGLLALRDKFDLAFANDPDYDRHGIVTPKGLMNPNHYLAVAINYLYQHRPQWSKDMGVGKTLVSSAMIDRVVASIDRKLVEVPVGFKWFVDGLFDGTLGFGGEESAGASFLRFDGKPWSTDKDGIIMCLLAAEITAVTGKNPQDHYEQLAQRFGAPSYNRIQAPATHAQKAILSRLSPEMVTADTLAGDKITARLTKAPGNGASIGGLKIMTDNGWFAARPSGTEEAYKIYCESFLGKEHREKIEREAVDIVSAVLAKAE, translated from the coding sequence ATGGGTAACCATTCAAGAGCCGGGCAATTAGCCCGTCAAAGCGATCTGATTAATGTTCCGCAGTTGGTTTCTGAATATTATGTTTTACAACCTGACTGTGATAATCCTGCACACTCGGTCAAGTTTGGGACTTCCGGACATCGCGGTAGCGCTTGTCGTCAGAGCTTCAATGAAGCGCATATTTTAGCCATTGCTCAGGCAATTGCAGAGAATCGGGCGGCTAATGGGATTACCGGGCCTTGTTATGTTGGTAAAGATACCCACGGTTTATCCGAACCCGCTTTTGTTTCGGTACTGGAGGTATTAACTGCCAACGGTATTGATGTGATTGTGCAAGAAAATAATGGTTTTACTCCGACCCCAGCTATTTCTCATGCCATTCTTTGCTATAACCGCACGGGAAAAGCGCAAGCAGACGGTATTGTTATTACGCCATCACATAACCCTCCTGAAGATGGCGGCATCAAATATAACCCGCCAAATGGCGGCCCGGCAGATACAAATCTTACCCAATGGATTGAAAATCGGGCTAATGACTTGCTGAAGAATGGCTTGAAGGGCATTAAGCGCCAAACGCTGGCGGCGGCCAATAAAAGTGGTCATATCCACGCGCAGGATTTGATTCAACCTTATGTTGAACAATTGGTGCATGTTGTTGATATGCCCGCTATTCAGAATGCTGGGTTAGCCATTGGCGTTGATCCACTGGGTGGTGCTGGCATTGAATACTGGCAGCGTATTGCTGATGTATACAAACTGAATCTTAAGCTGGTGAATGATGCGGTAGACCCTTCTTTCCGTTTTATGCACCTCGATCATGATGGTGTGATCCGGATGGATTGCTCATCAGAGTATGCGATGGCAGGGCTTCTGGCGTTACGGGATAAATTTGATTTAGCTTTTGCTAACGATCCTGATTACGATCGCCACGGTATTGTGACCCCGAAAGGATTAATGAACCCTAACCACTATCTGGCTGTAGCCATTAACTACCTGTATCAGCACCGTCCACAGTGGAGCAAAGATATGGGGGTTGGTAAAACGTTGGTTTCCAGTGCAATGATTGATCGGGTGGTCGCCAGTATCGATCGTAAACTGGTTGAAGTTCCGGTTGGTTTTAAGTGGTTTGTTGATGGGCTATTTGACGGTACTCTGGGTTTTGGTGGCGAAGAGAGTGCAGGTGCCTCTTTCCTGCGTTTTGATGGTAAGCCATGGTCAACGGACAAAGATGGTATCATTATGTGCCTGTTAGCGGCTGAAATTACCGCAGTAACCGGTAAGAACCCACAGGATCATTATGAGCAATTAGCTCAGCGTTTTGGCGCTCCAAGCTATAACCGTATTCAGGCTCCGGCCACTCATGCTCAAAAAGCTATTCTTTCCCGCCTGTCTCCGGAAATGGTCACTGCCGACACGTTGGCGGGAGATAAGATTACAGCGCGTCTGACAAAAGCTCCGGGTAACGGTGCTTCAATTGGTGGCCTGAAGATCATGACCGATAATGGCTGGTTTGCTGCCCGACCTTCAGGAACTGAAGAAGCCTATAAAATTTATTGCGAAAGCTTCCTCGGTAAAGAGCACCGGGAAAAGATTGAACGCGAAGCAGTAGACATCGTCAGTGCAGTTTTGGCTAAAGCTGAATAA
- a CDS encoding MASE1 domain-containing sensor histidine kinase, with product MVSRLEALHSTGLNLFVMLSFTLGWVALWGISFYLNADAQLAVLMFPQAWTLTLLILISRRYFPVVMLSACLIIGWLQYEKLLDTYVLLASPCLSLIVALVARRFWRYFTLYWQKLLMLLAAVMGSTILNTVCLVHWLDVSLSEMLLTTFTGGVLLTPFIYLLYEYLKQQNLQTLLPTEHITPPLRTSLLIWCSLFFAIGISIQLMLTPEIERLLLIFIFLPNVFMAYRFGWQGGVLATLLGSVLLIATRHASGSEYNPMELKLFLSIQALLSLGLGIAVSRQQQLVERLERYRNQLERELDTRRQLTERLVHTEEQVRKDIARELHDEIGQNITAIQIQAAIVNKTTDSPISLQSVQKITHLSQRIHQATRQLLHQLRPPVLDEMSLKDALIHLAQEFSFAERGIEFELNYQLNDRLLSDTAIFTFYRLVQELLNNINKHAQAKTIRVSLHQGDNQMMTLIVKDDGIGMPEQTGGGFGLRGIEERVRALGGYWVLSRQEGTCITVNLPHKFDK from the coding sequence ATGGTATCGCGACTGGAAGCGCTTCACTCCACAGGGCTAAACCTGTTTGTGATGCTCAGCTTTACGCTGGGATGGGTTGCGCTGTGGGGGATCAGCTTCTATTTGAATGCGGATGCTCAACTGGCGGTATTGATGTTTCCTCAGGCATGGACATTAACGCTGCTGATTTTGATCTCCAGACGATATTTTCCGGTGGTCATGCTGTCGGCCTGTCTGATTATTGGCTGGTTACAGTATGAAAAATTGCTGGATACTTATGTTCTGCTGGCTTCTCCCTGTTTGTCGCTTATCGTTGCTCTGGTTGCCCGCCGTTTCTGGCGCTATTTCACCCTTTACTGGCAAAAATTACTTATGTTGCTGGCAGCGGTAATGGGGAGCACTATTCTGAATACCGTGTGTCTGGTTCACTGGCTGGATGTTTCACTGTCTGAAATGTTACTGACCACCTTTACCGGTGGGGTATTACTGACGCCGTTTATCTATTTGTTATATGAATATCTGAAACAGCAGAATTTACAAACTCTGCTGCCCACAGAACATATTACACCGCCGTTGCGTACGTCTTTACTGATTTGGTGTTCGTTATTTTTTGCCATTGGAATCAGTATTCAGCTAATGCTAACGCCAGAAATAGAGCGATTACTGCTGATCTTTATCTTTTTACCTAACGTATTTATGGCCTATCGCTTTGGCTGGCAAGGTGGTGTTCTGGCTACGTTGCTGGGTAGCGTATTGCTAATCGCCACTCGCCACGCCAGCGGTTCTGAATACAACCCAATGGAGCTGAAATTGTTTCTATCTATTCAGGCATTACTCAGCCTGGGGTTAGGTATTGCGGTTAGCCGTCAGCAGCAATTGGTGGAACGTCTGGAGCGTTACCGTAACCAGCTGGAACGAGAGCTGGATACCCGTCGGCAATTGACTGAACGATTGGTGCACACAGAAGAACAAGTTCGTAAAGACATTGCCCGGGAACTCCATGATGAAATAGGGCAGAACATTACGGCGATTCAGATTCAGGCGGCGATTGTTAACAAAACTACCGATTCACCGATTTCCCTACAGTCGGTGCAAAAGATAACTCACCTGTCTCAGCGCATTCATCAGGCTACCCGACAGCTATTGCATCAGCTTCGGCCCCCAGTCCTGGATGAGATGTCTCTGAAAGATGCGTTGATCCATTTGGCTCAGGAATTTTCGTTTGCTGAGCGGGGTATTGAGTTTGAACTGAATTATCAGTTGAACGATCGGCTGCTCAGCGACACCGCGATATTTACTTTCTACCGTCTGGTGCAGGAACTGTTGAATAACATTAATAAACATGCTCAGGCTAAAACTATTCGGGTATCACTCCATCAGGGAGATAATCAAATGATGACCCTGATAGTTAAAGATGATGGTATTGGTATGCCTGAACAAACCGGCGGAGGCTTTGGTTTACGTGGTATAGAAGAGCGAGTAAGGGCTTTGGGCGGTTACTGGGTGCTCTCCCGTCAGGAAGGAACTTGCATAACTGTTAACCTCCCCCACAAATTCGATAAATAA
- a CDS encoding EamA family transporter: MSTWLIYALLSAITASLVAIFGKIGLQHLDANTATAIRSIVMALFLVGVVVVQGKLDMIGEIMADRKALFFIVLSGVAGALSWLFYFMAIKNGTVSQVAPIDKLSVVFAVILAVILFGEKVTLLTGVGIGLISVGALLVALG; the protein is encoded by the coding sequence ATGAGTACCTGGCTAATCTACGCATTGCTCTCGGCTATCACCGCTTCACTGGTGGCGATTTTTGGCAAAATCGGTTTACAACATCTGGATGCCAATACGGCAACCGCCATTCGTTCTATCGTTATGGCACTGTTTCTGGTTGGCGTAGTCGTCGTTCAGGGAAAACTCGACATGATTGGCGAGATTATGGCCGACCGTAAAGCGCTATTCTTTATTGTTCTTAGCGGTGTTGCGGGTGCCTTATCCTGGCTGTTCTATTTTATGGCTATTAAGAATGGTACCGTCTCTCAGGTGGCCCCGATAGATAAACTCAGCGTGGTATTTGCCGTTATTCTGGCGGTGATCCTGTTTGGTGAAAAGGTGACATTACTTACCGGTGTTGGTATTGGCTTAATATCTGTCGGTGCTCTGCTGGTCGCTTTAGGATAG
- the uhpC gene encoding MFS transporter family glucose-6-phosphate receptor UhpC, with protein sequence MSLTDAQIEQRYRYWRPRLMMSMIIGYAAFYMTRKSANFAMPVMQLELGLTKDDIGLMGTLFYLAYGISKFACGMLNDSRNMRWFMGAGLVITGLLNILFAFSYSLSALLLIWMLNGFFQAWGWPPCAKLLTRWYSRKERGFWWGCWNMSINLGGAAVPLLCGWLAMEYGWQAALLVPGCIGIALGLWLCQQLYESPEQQGLPSVGQWFHDPLEIRQEQSSPPAPILVIFRRAILFNPTIWLLGVSYILVYLVRIALNDWGNIWLAESHGIGLLNANMTLSLFELGGLAGALFAGWGSDLLFRGQRAPMILLFSIGLFTTMTCLWLSPIHHYGLLAIGFFGVGFFVFGPQMLIGLAATEYTHKDAAGTVTGFLGIFAYVGAALAGWPLAQVLHFYSWSGFFTLLTLATALIGMLLMPLLMLGVAKNDFNVSASRTTETP encoded by the coding sequence ATGTCATTGACGGATGCACAGATAGAACAGCGTTACCGCTACTGGCGGCCCCGACTGATGATGTCGATGATTATCGGTTATGCCGCGTTTTATATGACGCGCAAAAGTGCCAACTTCGCGATGCCTGTGATGCAGCTGGAACTAGGTTTGACCAAAGATGATATTGGCCTGATGGGAACCCTGTTTTATCTGGCCTACGGTATCTCTAAATTTGCCTGCGGAATGTTAAACGATAGTCGCAATATGCGCTGGTTTATGGGAGCAGGACTGGTTATCACCGGGCTGCTAAATATCCTGTTTGCCTTCAGTTATTCATTATCGGCGCTGTTGTTAATCTGGATGCTTAATGGTTTTTTTCAGGCCTGGGGATGGCCACCCTGTGCGAAATTGTTGACCCGCTGGTATTCCCGTAAAGAACGAGGATTCTGGTGGGGGTGCTGGAATATGTCGATCAATTTGGGTGGCGCCGCAGTACCGCTACTTTGTGGTTGGTTAGCGATGGAATATGGCTGGCAGGCTGCACTGCTGGTGCCGGGATGTATTGGTATTGCGTTGGGCCTTTGGCTCTGCCAACAGCTATATGAAAGCCCCGAACAACAAGGATTACCTTCCGTGGGGCAGTGGTTTCATGATCCACTGGAGATTCGGCAGGAGCAGTCCAGCCCACCGGCACCTATTTTAGTGATTTTTCGGCGGGCTATTTTGTTTAACCCGACCATCTGGCTGTTAGGTGTTTCATACATATTGGTTTATCTGGTACGGATCGCGTTAAACGACTGGGGCAATATCTGGCTGGCGGAGAGTCATGGTATTGGCTTACTGAATGCCAATATGACGCTCTCGCTGTTTGAACTGGGGGGGCTTGCCGGAGCGTTGTTTGCCGGATGGGGATCGGACTTACTGTTCAGGGGACAGAGAGCGCCAATGATCTTACTGTTTAGTATTGGTCTGTTTACCACCATGACGTGCCTGTGGCTGTCACCGATTCACCATTACGGACTGCTGGCGATTGGTTTTTTCGGTGTGGGATTCTTTGTTTTTGGACCACAAATGTTAATTGGTCTGGCAGCGACGGAATACACCCATAAAGATGCTGCCGGAACCGTCACCGGTTTTTTAGGCATTTTTGCCTATGTGGGGGCAGCACTGGCTGGGTGGCCGTTGGCTCAGGTATTACATTTTTATAGCTGGTCGGGATTTTTTACCCTGTTGACGCTGGCCACCGCGTTAATAGGTATGTTGCTGATGCCTTTGCTGATGCTGGGTGTGGCGAAGAATGATTTTAATGTTTCGGCATCTCGTACCACCGAAACACCTTAG
- a CDS encoding ABC transporter substrate-binding protein has protein sequence MKKSTLSVLIATGLAVATLATGAMAKGRLVIYCSAMNSMCEEEAKAFGEKYDVKTSFIRNGSGSTLAKIEAEKKNPQADVWYGGTLDPHSQAGEMDLLQPYKSPNLAQLMPQFQDPATRKGNYSSAIYIGILGYGVNTDRLKEKNLPEPKCWSDLTNPAYKGEIQIADPQSSGTAYTALATFTQLWGEDKAFDYLKQLNTNISQYTKSGIAPARNAARGEATIGIGFLHDYALEIEKGAPIKLVAPCEGTGYEIGGVSILKNARNLENAKLFVDWSLSKEAQELSWKKGQSYQILTNLTADPAPNSLKLSELNLIKYDMDKYGASDMRKTLISKWLNEVKMGQ, from the coding sequence ATGAAAAAAAGTACCCTGTCTGTTCTTATTGCAACTGGTCTGGCCGTCGCGACTCTGGCTACCGGCGCTATGGCTAAAGGTCGTCTGGTAATTTATTGCAGCGCTATGAACTCGATGTGTGAAGAAGAGGCCAAGGCGTTTGGTGAAAAATATGATGTGAAAACCTCTTTTATCCGTAACGGTTCTGGCAGTACGCTGGCAAAAATTGAAGCGGAAAAGAAAAACCCGCAGGCAGATGTTTGGTATGGCGGTACGTTGGATCCACATTCACAAGCGGGTGAAATGGATCTGCTGCAGCCGTACAAATCTCCAAATCTGGCCCAACTGATGCCACAGTTCCAGGACCCAGCTACCCGTAAAGGCAACTACTCATCGGCGATTTATATCGGTATTCTTGGTTATGGCGTCAATACCGATCGTCTGAAAGAGAAAAACCTGCCGGAGCCGAAGTGCTGGAGCGATCTGACCAATCCTGCTTATAAAGGCGAAATTCAAATTGCCGATCCACAAAGCTCAGGTACCGCTTATACCGCACTGGCAACCTTCACTCAGCTATGGGGTGAGGACAAAGCGTTTGATTACCTGAAACAGCTGAATACTAATATTTCACAATACACCAAGTCTGGTATCGCTCCGGCGCGTAACGCCGCACGCGGTGAAGCCACTATTGGTATTGGTTTCCTCCATGACTATGCGCTGGAAATTGAGAAGGGTGCGCCAATTAAACTGGTAGCTCCTTGTGAAGGTACCGGCTATGAAATTGGCGGTGTCAGTATTCTCAAAAATGCCCGTAATCTGGAAAACGCCAAACTGTTCGTTGACTGGTCGCTGTCTAAAGAGGCTCAGGAACTGTCATGGAAGAAAGGGCAGTCTTACCAAATCCTGACCAACCTGACGGCGGATCCGGCACCAAATTCACTAAAATTAAGCGAACTGAACCTAATCAAGTACGACATGGATAAGTATGGTGCTTCAGATATGCGTAAAACGCTGATCTCGAAGTGGCTGAATGAAGTGAAAATGGGGCAATAA
- a CDS encoding response regulator transcription factor: MINIALIDDHIVVRSGFAQLLSLEEDIRIVGEYNSAAQAWPHLLKEGCDIAILDISMPDESGLSLLRRIRQVRPGFRAIFLSIYDTNAFVKNAVDAGASGYLTKRCGPEELVRAIRAVHGGGFYLCADALQALRQTATIPKELQMLTPREKEIFDLLIVGLSAKEIGEKLSLSHKTVHVHRANVLAKLECDSIIELVHFALEHQLLAEK; the protein is encoded by the coding sequence ATGATTAATATTGCTCTGATTGATGACCATATTGTGGTGCGCTCCGGATTTGCGCAGTTACTCTCACTGGAAGAGGACATCCGCATCGTCGGGGAATACAATTCCGCCGCACAGGCATGGCCCCATTTGTTGAAAGAGGGGTGTGATATTGCCATTCTGGATATTTCCATGCCGGATGAAAGCGGTTTGAGTTTATTACGACGGATTCGTCAGGTTCGTCCTGGTTTTCGCGCTATTTTTCTCAGTATTTATGATACCAACGCTTTTGTGAAAAATGCGGTAGATGCTGGTGCGTCTGGCTATCTGACCAAACGCTGTGGGCCAGAAGAGCTGGTGAGAGCGATACGTGCTGTGCATGGTGGTGGTTTTTATCTTTGTGCTGATGCACTACAGGCATTACGTCAGACGGCTACCATTCCCAAAGAGCTGCAAATGTTGACGCCGCGGGAAAAAGAGATTTTTGATCTGCTGATTGTTGGCTTAAGTGCAAAAGAGATCGGGGAGAAATTATCCCTGAGCCATAAAACAGTCCACGTACACCGGGCTAACGTGCTGGCAAAGCTGGAGTGCGATAGCATTATTGAGCTGGTTCACTTTGCTCTTGAACATCAGCTACTGGCAGAAAAATAG
- the seqA gene encoding replication initiation negative regulator SeqA, which yields MKTIEVDEELYRYIASHTLHIGESASEILRRMLNLSPTVAASKQEAETVIPVAVTAQADRVHDVQELLDSGELVAQKKAVDRFLLILSTLYRVDRTRFAEATELLHGRTRVYFSHSQQTLLKNGKHTKPKSIPDTPYWVITNTNTERKRTMVEQIMLSMQFSAELTAAICLTI from the coding sequence ATGAAAACTATCGAAGTTGATGAAGAGCTTTATCGTTATATTGCCAGCCACACGTTGCATATTGGCGAAAGCGCTTCTGAAATTTTACGTCGGATGCTTAATTTATCTCCGACAGTGGCCGCTTCAAAACAGGAAGCAGAAACAGTCATCCCGGTAGCGGTAACTGCACAGGCCGATCGTGTTCACGATGTTCAAGAATTACTCGATTCCGGAGAACTGGTTGCCCAGAAGAAAGCCGTGGATCGTTTTTTACTGATATTGTCTACGCTGTACCGTGTTGATAGAACCCGTTTTGCTGAAGCGACAGAGTTATTGCATGGCCGCACCCGCGTCTATTTCTCTCATTCACAGCAAACACTGTTAAAAAATGGCAAACATACTAAGCCTAAAAGCATACCGGATACGCCATATTGGGTGATTACTAATACCAATACTGAACGTAAGCGCACTATGGTTGAACAGATTATGCTATCAATGCAGTTTTCGGCTGAGCTGACAGCCGCTATCTGCCTAACTATTTAA
- a CDS encoding YbdD/YjiX family protein, which translates to MFEDLAKVGRYLGQAARLMVGVPDYDNYVQHMRITHPDQEAMTYEEFFRERQQARYGSGNGSCC; encoded by the coding sequence ATGTTTGAAGATTTAGCAAAAGTTGGCCGCTATCTTGGTCAGGCGGCTCGCCTGATGGTTGGCGTCCCTGACTACGATAACTACGTTCAGCATATGCGCATTACCCATCCGGATCAGGAAGCGATGACTTATGAAGAGTTCTTTCGTGAGCGTCAGCAGGCCCGCTACGGCAGCGGCAATGGCTCGTGCTGTTAG
- a CDS encoding carbon starvation CstA family protein, translating into MRSIASYIIWFAVAILGACGLAIIALNNGEKVNALWIVVVAVSVYLIAYRYYSKFIANKVLGLDSTRMTPAYRHNDGLDYVPTNKYVLYGHHFAAIAGAGPLVGPVLAAQMGYLPGMIWILAGVVLAGAVQDFMVLFVSTRRDGRSLGDLVKGELGTVPGIIALFGAFMIMIIILAVLALIVVKALINSPWGAFTVGVTIPIALFMGVYTRYIRPGKIGEISIIGFILLMLAIIYGGEVAKSEALAPIFTLDGVQLTWALIIYGGIASVLPVWLLLAPRDYLSTFLKIGTIVGLAIGIVIIAPSLEMPATTQFIDGTGPVWAGNLFPFLFITIACGAISGFHALISSGTTPKMLENESHARFIGYGGMLMESFVAIMALIAASVIDPGVYFAMNSPLAILGPTVESAASVVSSWGFTVTPEVLVQYAKDVGETTIVSRAGGAPTLAVGMAHILSQLTGPTMMAFWYHFAILFEALFILTAVDAGTRAGRFMLQDLLGTFVPSMKRTDSFVANITATGLCVAAWGYFLYQGVVDPLGGINTLWPLFGIANQMLAAIALTLCAVVLFKMKRERYAWVAVVPTIFLLVCTLTAGWQKVFDDNPRVGFLALAKKYQASLDQGQILAPAKSLDQMSALIFNNQLDAGLTILFMLVMISVVVFGLRTAFKARSNPSPTANEVPYEPMPASATVK; encoded by the coding sequence ATGCGCAGCATAGCGTCCTATATTATATGGTTCGCTGTCGCTATTCTTGGCGCCTGTGGGCTCGCCATCATTGCGTTAAACAATGGTGAAAAAGTTAATGCTCTTTGGATCGTTGTGGTTGCCGTATCGGTATATCTGATTGCCTATCGCTATTACAGCAAATTTATTGCCAATAAAGTGCTTGGCCTTGATTCAACCCGAATGACACCAGCCTATCGCCATAATGATGGTCTGGATTACGTTCCAACTAACAAATACGTACTTTATGGTCACCACTTCGCCGCTATTGCCGGTGCAGGTCCTTTAGTTGGTCCGGTACTGGCTGCGCAAATGGGTTACCTGCCGGGTATGATCTGGATTCTTGCCGGGGTTGTTCTTGCCGGTGCCGTTCAGGACTTTATGGTTCTGTTTGTTTCCACCCGTCGCGATGGCCGCTCTTTGGGCGACCTGGTGAAAGGTGAATTGGGTACCGTACCGGGTATTATTGCTCTGTTTGGCGCCTTTATGATTATGATTATCATCCTGGCGGTGTTGGCATTAATCGTGGTTAAAGCTCTGATTAATAGCCCGTGGGGTGCATTTACCGTTGGTGTGACCATTCCTATTGCACTGTTTATGGGTGTTTATACTCGCTATATCCGTCCGGGCAAAATCGGTGAAATCTCAATTATTGGTTTCATTCTGCTGATGCTGGCAATTATCTATGGCGGTGAAGTCGCTAAGAGTGAGGCTTTGGCACCTATTTTCACCCTTGATGGCGTACAGCTGACCTGGGCACTGATTATTTACGGTGGTATCGCCTCTGTTCTGCCAGTATGGTTACTGCTGGCTCCACGTGACTACCTGTCAACCTTCCTGAAAATTGGTACCATCGTTGGTCTGGCTATCGGTATTGTTATCATCGCCCCTAGTCTGGAAATGCCGGCAACCACTCAGTTTATTGATGGTACTGGTCCTGTTTGGGCAGGTAATCTATTCCCATTCCTGTTTATTACCATTGCCTGTGGTGCAATCTCTGGCTTCCACGCGCTGATCTCTTCCGGTACCACACCTAAGATGCTGGAAAATGAAAGCCATGCTCGCTTTATCGGTTATGGCGGCATGTTAATGGAATCATTCGTTGCCATCATGGCATTAATCGCTGCATCGGTTATCGACCCTGGCGTATACTTCGCGATGAACAGCCCGCTGGCTATTCTTGGTCCAACGGTTGAATCAGCCGCCAGTGTTGTTAGCTCCTGGGGCTTTACCGTAACGCCAGAAGTTCTGGTTCAATACGCGAAAGACGTTGGCGAAACCACGATCGTTTCACGCGCCGGTGGTGCTCCTACTCTGGCCGTCGGTATGGCACATATTCTGAGCCAGTTGACCGGCCCGACGATGATGGCTTTCTGGTATCACTTTGCCATTCTGTTTGAAGCACTGTTCATTCTGACCGCCGTTGATGCCGGTACCCGTGCTGGTCGTTTTATGCTGCAAGACTTACTGGGTACTTTCGTTCCATCCATGAAGCGTACTGACTCTTTTGTTGCCAATATTACGGCAACAGGGTTATGTGTTGCTGCATGGGGTTACTTCTTGTACCAAGGCGTGGTTGACCCACTGGGTGGTATTAATACCCTATGGCCTCTGTTTGGTATTGCTAACCAGATGCTGGCAGCGATTGCGCTTACCCTGTGTGCTGTTGTTCTGTTCAAAATGAAACGCGAAAGATATGCCTGGGTTGCCGTTGTACCAACTATCTTCCTGTTGGTTTGTACTTTGACTGCCGGCTGGCAAAAAGTGTTTGATGATAACCCACGTGTTGGCTTCCTGGCTCTGGCTAAGAAGTATCAGGCTTCTCTGGATCAGGGACAGATTTTGGCTCCGGCTAAGTCTCTGGATCAAATGAGTGCCTTGATATTTAACAACCAGCTGGATGCAGGTCTGACTATACTGTTTATGTTAGTCATGATTAGTGTGGTGGTGTTTGGTTTACGTACTGCGTTTAAAGCACGTTCAAATCCATCACCTACAGCAAACGAAGTTCCTTATGAGCCAATGCCTGCATCGGCAACGGTTAAGTAA
- a CDS encoding DUF2517 family protein produces the protein MYRRYPLYRILLRRTGVVLLTIIILPFMAFRSDKSRYYSYLHRVWSKTSTKPVWLSLAEKAPKDFY, from the coding sequence ATGTATCGGAGGTATCCACTCTACCGTATTTTATTACGTCGTACAGGCGTAGTGTTGCTAACCATTATCATACTGCCGTTTATGGCATTTCGCAGTGATAAGAGTCGTTACTACAGCTATTTACATCGGGTGTGGAGTAAAACCAGTACTAAACCGGTCTGGTTATCTTTGGCTGAAAAAGCACCTAAAGACTTTTATTAA